One Haemorhous mexicanus isolate bHaeMex1 chromosome 19, bHaeMex1.pri, whole genome shotgun sequence genomic window carries:
- the UNG gene encoding uracil-DNA glycosylase isoform X2, giving the protein MIGQRTLHSFFSPAPAKKRGRSPEPDGDSEVSAAKKAKGAGDNASQTLSAEQQERIRKNKEAARQLLAERNVPPGFGDSWRRQLAGEFSKPYFMELMAFVADERKRYTVYPPPEQVFTWTQMCDIWDVKVVILGQDPYHGPKQAHGLCFSVQKPVPPPPSLENIYKELSEDIEGFTHPGHGDLTGWAKQGVLLLNAVLTVRAHQATSHKERGWEQFTDAVVSWLNKNLHGLVFMLWGAYAQRKGSSIDRKRHHVLQTVHPSPLSVNRGFFGCRHFSKTNEFLKKSGKKPIDWKAL; this is encoded by the exons ATGATCGGGCAGAGGACGCTGCACTCCTTTTTCAGCCCCGCGCCGGCTAAGAAGCGCGGGCGGTCCCCGGAGCCGGACGGCGATTCTGAG GTGAGCGCCGCCAAGAAGGCGAAGGGAGCCGGCGATAACGCGAGCCAGACGCTGAGCGCGGAGCAGCAGGAGCGCATCCGCAAGAACAAGGAGGCGGCGCGGCAGCTGCTGGCGGAGCGGAACGTGCCTCCGGGCTTCGGCGACAGCTGGCGGCGACAGCTGGCCGGGGAGTTCTCCAAGCCCTACTTCATGGAG CTGATGGCGTTCGTGGCCGACGAGAGGAAGCGCTACACGGTGTATCCGCCCCCCGAGCAGGTCTTCACCTGGACGCAGATGTGCGACATCTGGGAT GTAAAGGTTGTTATTTTGGGACAAGATCCATATCATGGACCTAAGCAAGCTCATGGGCTCTGTTTCAGTGTCCAGAAACCTGTTCCACCACCCCCCAG CTTGGAGAATATTTACAAGGAGCTCTCTGAGGACATTGAAGGCTTCACCCACCCTGGCCATGGGGACCTGACGGGCTGGGCCAAGCAAG GGGTGCTCCTGCTCAACGCGGTGCTGACGGTTCGGGCTCACCAGGCCACGTCCCAcaaggagaggggctgggagcagttcACAGATGCTGTGGTGTCCTGGCTCAACAAGAACCTGCACGGGCTTGTCTTCATGCTCTGGGGAGCCTATGcccagaggaaaggcagctcCATCGACAGG aagCGTCACCACGTCCTGCAGACGGTTCATCCCTCACCCCTCTCTGTCAACAGAGGGTTCTTTGGCTGCCGGCACTTCTCCAAGACCAATGAATTCCTCAAGAAATCTGGGAAGAAGCCCATTGACTGGAAAGCActctga
- the ALKBH2 gene encoding DNA oxidative demethylase ALKBH2 isoform X1: MDRFVVKLPRGQAGDGGSGGKRPRLEKPGPERPPPREIRAEGLSCDYRILFDKAEADEIFQELEKEVEYFEDEMTKLQVFGTWHKIPRKKVTYGDPGLSYTYSGVTFHPKPWIPVLTRIRERVTAETGHTFNFVLINRVNSQVQRWPGPHRGAPGRREGAGSPQPHRLGVLRSLPGFRVPAPGPARGSGPGEDQPAAGPRQPAPHEAPHQRALVPQPAPTQEGAGPQGQPHLQECPARVQERKCSAFGH; the protein is encoded by the exons ATGGACAGGTTCGTGGTTAAGTTGCCCCGCGGGCAGGCGGGGGATGGAGGCAGCGGCGGAAAGAGGCCGCGGCTGGAGAAGCCTGGCCCggagcggccgccgccgcgGGAGATCCGCGCCGAGGGGCTCAGCTGTGATTACCGCATCCTCTTCGACAAGGCTGAGGCGGACGAGAtcttccaggagctggagaaggaggtggagTATTTCGAAG ATGAGATGACAAAGCTGCAGGTGTTTGGCACGTGGCACAAGATTCCCAGGAAGAAGGTGACCTATGGAGACCCTGGCCTGTCCTACACTTACTCAGGGGTCACGTTCCACCCCAAGCCCTGGATCCCGGTGCTGACCCGGATCCGGGAGCGCGTCACCGCGGAGACGGGACACACCTTCAACTTCGTCCTCATCAACAG AGTTAATTCCCAGGTACAAAGATGGCCTGGACCACATCGGGGAGCACCGGGACGACGAGAAGGAGCTGGTTCCCCTCAGCCCCATCGCCTCGGTGTCCTTCGGAGCCTGCCGGGATTTCGTGTTCCGGcgccggggccggcccggggctcAGGGCCCGGGGAGGAtcagcctgcagctggcccACGGCAGCCTGCTCCTCATGAAGCACCCCACCAACGTGCACTGGTACCACAGCCTGCCCCCACGCAGGAGGGTGCTGGCCCCCAGGGTCAACCTCACCTTCAGGAATGTCCTGCCCGTGTCCAGGAGCGGAAATGTTCAGCCTTTGGGCACTGA
- the UNG gene encoding uracil-DNA glycosylase isoform X1: protein MAARCAAVAGAAVAALLSRPGPLLRPALPSRIGPLLRSALRPLPSRTLRSHPPARCFQVSAAKKAKGAGDNASQTLSAEQQERIRKNKEAARQLLAERNVPPGFGDSWRRQLAGEFSKPYFMELMAFVADERKRYTVYPPPEQVFTWTQMCDIWDVKVVILGQDPYHGPKQAHGLCFSVQKPVPPPPSLENIYKELSEDIEGFTHPGHGDLTGWAKQGVLLLNAVLTVRAHQATSHKERGWEQFTDAVVSWLNKNLHGLVFMLWGAYAQRKGSSIDRKRHHVLQTVHPSPLSVNRGFFGCRHFSKTNEFLKKSGKKPIDWKAL, encoded by the exons ATGGCCGCGCGTTGTGCAGCCGTGGCCGGTGCCGCCGTGGCCGCGCTGCTCTCCCGCCCCGGGCCGCTCCTTCGCCCCGCGCTGCCCTCCCGCATCGGGCCGCTCCTCCGCTCCGCGCTGCGCCCGCTGCCGTCCCGCACCCTCCGCAGCCACCCCCCTGCCCGCTGCTTCCAGGTGAGCGCCGCCAAGAAGGCGAAGGGAGCCGGCGATAACGCGAGCCAGACGCTGAGCGCGGAGCAGCAGGAGCGCATCCGCAAGAACAAGGAGGCGGCGCGGCAGCTGCTGGCGGAGCGGAACGTGCCTCCGGGCTTCGGCGACAGCTGGCGGCGACAGCTGGCCGGGGAGTTCTCCAAGCCCTACTTCATGGAG CTGATGGCGTTCGTGGCCGACGAGAGGAAGCGCTACACGGTGTATCCGCCCCCCGAGCAGGTCTTCACCTGGACGCAGATGTGCGACATCTGGGAT GTAAAGGTTGTTATTTTGGGACAAGATCCATATCATGGACCTAAGCAAGCTCATGGGCTCTGTTTCAGTGTCCAGAAACCTGTTCCACCACCCCCCAG CTTGGAGAATATTTACAAGGAGCTCTCTGAGGACATTGAAGGCTTCACCCACCCTGGCCATGGGGACCTGACGGGCTGGGCCAAGCAAG GGGTGCTCCTGCTCAACGCGGTGCTGACGGTTCGGGCTCACCAGGCCACGTCCCAcaaggagaggggctgggagcagttcACAGATGCTGTGGTGTCCTGGCTCAACAAGAACCTGCACGGGCTTGTCTTCATGCTCTGGGGAGCCTATGcccagaggaaaggcagctcCATCGACAGG aagCGTCACCACGTCCTGCAGACGGTTCATCCCTCACCCCTCTCTGTCAACAGAGGGTTCTTTGGCTGCCGGCACTTCTCCAAGACCAATGAATTCCTCAAGAAATCTGGGAAGAAGCCCATTGACTGGAAAGCActctga
- the ALKBH2 gene encoding DNA oxidative demethylase ALKBH2 isoform X2 — MDRFVVKLPRGQAGDGGSGGKRPRLEKPGPERPPPREIRAEGLSCDYRILFDKAEADEIFQELEKEVEYFEDEMTKLQVFGTWHKIPRKKVTYGDPGLSYTYSGVTFHPKPWIPVLTRIRERVTAETGHTFNFVLINRYKDGLDHIGEHRDDEKELVPLSPIASVSFGACRDFVFRRRGRPGAQGPGRISLQLAHGSLLLMKHPTNVHWYHSLPPRRRVLAPRVNLTFRNVLPVSRSGNVQPLGTEK, encoded by the exons ATGGACAGGTTCGTGGTTAAGTTGCCCCGCGGGCAGGCGGGGGATGGAGGCAGCGGCGGAAAGAGGCCGCGGCTGGAGAAGCCTGGCCCggagcggccgccgccgcgGGAGATCCGCGCCGAGGGGCTCAGCTGTGATTACCGCATCCTCTTCGACAAGGCTGAGGCGGACGAGAtcttccaggagctggagaaggaggtggagTATTTCGAAG ATGAGATGACAAAGCTGCAGGTGTTTGGCACGTGGCACAAGATTCCCAGGAAGAAGGTGACCTATGGAGACCCTGGCCTGTCCTACACTTACTCAGGGGTCACGTTCCACCCCAAGCCCTGGATCCCGGTGCTGACCCGGATCCGGGAGCGCGTCACCGCGGAGACGGGACACACCTTCAACTTCGTCCTCATCAACAG GTACAAAGATGGCCTGGACCACATCGGGGAGCACCGGGACGACGAGAAGGAGCTGGTTCCCCTCAGCCCCATCGCCTCGGTGTCCTTCGGAGCCTGCCGGGATTTCGTGTTCCGGcgccggggccggcccggggctcAGGGCCCGGGGAGGAtcagcctgcagctggcccACGGCAGCCTGCTCCTCATGAAGCACCCCACCAACGTGCACTGGTACCACAGCCTGCCCCCACGCAGGAGGGTGCTGGCCCCCAGGGTCAACCTCACCTTCAGGAATGTCCTGCCCGTGTCCAGGAGCGGAAATGTTCAGCCTTTGGGCACTGAAAAGTGA